Within the Candidatus Margulisiibacteriota bacterium genome, the region ACGAACGAGAATTCTCCCTTGGTTAGATAGAACAGATGAGATGTCATTACAATCAGTTTAAACTAACGGCTGAAAAACCTGCATTGGTTACACCTAAAGATTATCCGAAAATATTGCCAAATAATGGAGAGCCTCAAGGTTGGGGGCTGGGACTATTTTTTTCTAGACAGATTAGTGACATTTTTAGGGAAGGAAGCCAAGGTGGTGGTGGTTTGTATCAGTCGTTAGGTAAGTTTTATATCAGGATTGAAGGAGATAGGGCAGTGGCTACAGACTTAACGGACTATGAATTTGGGAAAAGTGTGCCAATAAAGATGTTTTCGCCTACAAGTGGTTTATGGAATCCTGTAACAAATAGATCAGAAGGAGGAAATCCAGTAAATACTTTTAATACTGTACATTTGGACCTTGGATCAGCTAACGGAATATATTCAGCAGGGCAAGGGATGTTAGCTAATAGTGATTCATCAAATACTCATAGCCCAAACAATAATTTATAAAACTATTTTATTCCCTCATGCAAGAAACATACTCTTATCCGCGTTATATTTATGTTAGAAAATTAAAATAATGGGCATCATATAGAAAAGTAAATATTTTAGGGGGTGTGAATAGTGACAAGTTTATCACTACAAGAAGTTTTTGATGGAATAAACAAAGGAACAATTCTTACTGAGAGTGAATATGTAGAAAAAAAGAATAAAGAACAAGTAAATGATGCTAATTTCTTAGAATTTATTAATGTTAACGATAATTTTAATTATATAAAAATAAAAAATATTACTATATAAGGAGGTAAAAAATGGCTTCAAGTGGAATGGAAATGGGATCAATTAGTATTAAGTATGATAAGAGTCCTATTAAAGAGTTGTTGAATGGACAAAATCCTTTACAAGTTACAATTGGTGGTCAGACCAGACAAACTCATGCTTTTGAGACTCCTGTTGATGTTAAAGGCAGTTCATCTCAAAAAATGGCAAAAATTACTATTTCAAATGGAGAGGGTATTCATAGGTCTTCTGTTGATCAAATGACATTTTTTGTTTCAAAAGATGGGACATTATATTCAAGAGGGCCAATATCGGGTGGTAATAATGAAGCTGGAAACAATATTTTCAGAGAAGATAAGGGACCAGTTGAAAAATTAGTTGATAAAAATGGCAAACCAATAGTATTAGACAGTTCTTCTCTTGTAGCAGTTTCTAAACATGTAGGTTGGTCAAAATAGATTCTTTTAAGTAACTAAATAAAAAAGCCCACGCCTTAGGCGTGGACTTTTTACTTATCCCATTACTACGTCTATCTTATGTTCTTTCCCATCAGTAAAAGCAGGAGCAATATTACCTGCTAATTCTTTACCATCAACTTTAAAGGATTTAATGCCTTTAGAAACATTGTTTGGATTCTTAACATTTATCTTGTAAGTAGCTCCTCTAAATTTTCTAACAGCAGAAAGTTCATTCCATTGTTTAGGTATACAAGGATTAATCCTTAACCCTAAGTGAGTTGGTTGAATCCCACAAATATACTTTGTAGCTGCTTGGTATGTCCAAGACGATGTTCCAGATAGCCAACTATTTCTAGCTAAACCAAACTGTGGGTGTTCATCGCCAAGAATGTTTTGAGGATATGAATATGGTTCACATTCAAAAGAATCGATAATATCGTTTTTGGAGGCTGGATTGATTTGGTTATAGTATTGGAATGCTCTGTCACCATTACCCATCATTGTTTCAGCAATCATTACCCAAGGATTAGAATGAAGGAAGATTCCTCCATTTTCTTTGGCTCCGGGAGGATAAGTAGACACTCCACCAATTCTCCAGTCAAATCCATTATAGCCAGGTGTGCTTAACTTAATGCCAAATTTAGTATTCAGCTTTTTGTTTACTGCTTCTAGTGCTTTTTTAGCTCTTTCTTCTGTAGCAAAACCAGAGAGAATCGGCCATGATTGACCGTTAGTGTAGATTTGTCCTTTTTTGTTTTTGGAAGAACCGATTGTAGAGCCATCTTCTTGAAAGTAGCGAACATACCATTCGCCATCCCAGCAATGTTTGTTATAGTTTTCTTTCATAGCTTCATAGTCTTTTTTATAGGCCTCAACAGACTTATTGTCATTCATATATTCCAGTAATTCTATTAATTCCTTTAGTGCCCAACCGTAAAGGTTGGCATTGAACATACTTTCCGCATTGCCTCTTAGGTTAACAGTGTCATTCCAGTCTGCGAAACCAAGTAGAGGAAGTCCATGTTTGCCAGTGTTAGTTTTTGTGAAGTTAACAGATCTTTTTAGATGTTCCAATACTGTTCCTTTTTCCCTTTTTGCTACTGCAGTACATTTTTCATAGAAAGGAATTTCTTCACTGAGGAAATCATAATTACCAGTTTCTTTTAAATAAGCTGAAACAGCTAATACTATCCAAAGATGGTCATCACCGTAATATTTATGTCCTTCGTCTTCTCTAGAATCACCTTCATTCGCTTCCATAGTAAGAGGAAAATATTGATGCATGGCTGAACCATTGGGCTTTTGTACGCTCAGTAGATTTGTTATTAGTTTTTTTCCGTTTTCTGGCATATTGGACATGATGCCCATTGTGTCTTGCGAACTATCACGGAAGCCAATGCCTCTGTCAGAACCAAGCCCAAGTTGATATAGGGACAGGTATCTGGACCAGTTATAAGTTGTGTGACACTGTCTTGGATTATGAACGTTTACCATGGAATTAAATGCTTTGTCTGGTGTTTCTATTTGCTGACAAGAGAAGTAGTCAGCCCAAAAAGCTTTTAGGTCAGTAAACGCTTTGTCTACATTTTTTTCTTGTCTGAATTTTGTGATTATTGGCATTGCCATTTCAATGTTATCTTGTTGTGTAAGCAAAGTTATTACTCGAACGGTTTGTCCTTTTTTAATTCTCCCCATTTTGTGAAGTAGTGCACTAATGTTGTCGCCTCTTCTTGTTTCATAGTTAGAGAGTGAAGTCTCTTGTAAAGCAAGAGGGTTTTTCCAAGTTCCATACTCGTTATCACCAAGAAATTTTTTTCTATCTGTTTCAAAGGAATCAA harbors:
- a CDS encoding glycosyl transferase, with amino-acid sequence MTNYGYFDDENNEYVITNPKTPVKWINYVGTLDFGGIVDHTGGSIICKKDPALNRIVKYIPQLPSSDFKGETLYIRIKEKDGYKVFSPFFVPTLDKYDRYECHVGCSYQTIISEFYGIRTEVKIFVPAKEQVVIRDIKVTNLNDKDVELDIIPVIEYTHFDSLKQFTNADWVPQTMTVDAIKEKEGTVIHKQYAFMKRDTAVNVFTSNHQVDSFETDRKKFLGDNEYGTWKNPLALQETSLSNYETRRGDNISALLHKMGRIKKGQTVRVITLLTQQDNIEMAMPIITKFRQEKNVDKAFTDLKAFWADYFSCQQIETPDKAFNSMVNVHNPRQCHTTYNWSRYLSLYQLGLGSDRGIGFRDSSQDTMGIMSNMPENGKKLITNLLSVQKPNGSAMHQYFPLTMEANEGDSREDEGHKYYGDDHLWIVLAVSAYLKETGNYDFLSEEIPFYEKCTAVAKREKGTVLEHLKRSVNFTKTNTGKHGLPLLGFADWNDTVNLRGNAESMFNANLYGWALKELIELLEYMNDNKSVEAYKKDYEAMKENYNKHCWDGEWYVRYFQEDGSTIGSSKNKKGQIYTNGQSWPILSGFATEERAKKALEAVNKKLNTKFGIKLSTPGYNGFDWRIGGVSTYPPGAKENGGIFLHSNPWVMIAETMMGNGDRAFQYYNQINPASKNDIIDSFECEPYSYPQNILGDEHPQFGLARNSWLSGTSSWTYQAATKYICGIQPTHLGLRINPCIPKQWNELSAVRKFRGATYKINVKNPNNVSKGIKSFKVDGKELAGNIAPAFTDGKEHKIDVVMG